One Brassica napus cultivar Da-Ae chromosome C2, Da-Ae, whole genome shotgun sequence DNA window includes the following coding sequences:
- the LOC106405079 gene encoding DNA topoisomerase 3-alpha — protein sequence MSRRGGGPVTVLNVAEKPSVAKSVAGILSRGSFRTREGRSRYNKIFEFDYAINGQPCRMMMTSVIGHLMELEFADRFRKWHSCDPADLYQAPVMKHVPEDKKDIKKTLEEEARRSDWLVLWLDCDREGENIAFEVVDVCRAVKQNLYIRRAHFSALIDREIHEAVQNLREPNQLFAQAVDARQEIDLRIGASFTRFQTMLLKDRFAIDSTGDEERSRVISYGPCQFPTLGFIVERYWEIQAHEPEEFWTINCSHESEEGLATFNWMRGHLFDYASAAILYEMCVLEPTATVMNVPHPREKFKYPPYPLNTIELEKRASRYFRLSSEHTMKVAEELYQAGFISYPRTETDSFSSRTDLRAMVEEQTRHPAWGPYAQRLLEPEGGLWRNPGNGGHDDKAHPPIHPTKFSSGESNWSRDHLNVYELVVRHYLACVSQPAVAAETTVEIDIAGERFSASGRAILAKNYLEVYRFESWGGSVIPVYDKGQQFIPTRLTLDSAVTRPPPLLCEADLLSCMDKAGIGTDATMHDHIKKLLDRGYATKDANTRFSPTNLGEALVMGYDDMGYELWKPNLRAIMEHDMNEVSVGNKTKAEVLETCLQQMKACFLDARVKKTKLLEAMTIFFERSNNADEGENQTAGEVVRRCNLCHESDMALRKNQDGNFMVGCMSYPQCRNAVWLPGPTLEASVTTDTCQSCGPGPVYKIRFKFRQIRIPPGFDVNHLGCVGGCDDVLKQLIDICGTGSRSQARAAPGATPNNVRGSNIRQNNVCIHCQQGGHTSANCPTRASGYRNPRATGTANPRNNETTVSCTTCGTPCAIRTANTEANRGRKFYSCPSQGCNFFTWEDSISNGTGNATTGSNSGGSGRRGRGGGRGNRGGGQRGGGRGGGGTSFVSATGEPVSGRRCFSCGDPSHFANACPNRNS from the exons ATGTCGCGGCGAGGCGGTGGTCCCGTGACGGTACTGAATGTGGCGGAGAAGCCGTCGGTGGCGAAGTCAGTGGCCGGGATTCTATCCCGTGGAAGTTTCCGGACTCGGGAAGGTAGGTCTCGGTACAACAAAATCTTCGAGTTCGATTACGCAATCAACGGCCAGCCGTGCCGTATGATGATGACCTCCGTCATCGGTCACCTGATGGAGCTTGAGTTCGCCGATCGCTTCCGCAAGTGGCACTCCTGCGACCCGGCGGATCTGTACCAAGCTCCGGTCATGAAACACGTCCCCGAG GATAAGAAGGATATTAAGAAGACATTGGAGGAGGAAGCAAGGAGGAGCGATTGGCTTGTGCTGTGGCTTGATTGTGATAGGGAAGGTGAGAACATTGCGTTTGAAGTTGTGGATGTTTGTAGAGCTGTGAAGCAGAATCTTTATATACGGAGGGCTCATTTCTCTGCGTTAATTGACAG GGAAATTCATGAGGCAGTTCAGAATCTCAGAGAGCCTAATCAACTGTTTGCTCAGGCTGTTGATGCTAGACAA gaGATAGACCTACGCATTGGAGCTTCTTTCACTAGGTTTCAGACTATGCTTCTGAAAGATAGGTTCGCTATTGACTCCACGGGTGATGAAGAGAGGAGTCGTGTAATAAGTTATGGTCCTTGTCAG TTTCCTACACTTGGCTTTATTGTAGAGAGATACTGGGAGATACAGGCGCATGAACCAGAAGAGTTTTGGACAATCAACTGTTCTCACGAATCAGAAGAAGGCCTTGCCACCTTTAATTGGAT GCGTGGTCATCTCTTTGATTATGCTTCAGCTGCGATATTATATGAGATGTGTGTCCTGGAACCTACTGCCACC GTTATGAATGTCCCGCATCCAAgggaaaaattcaaatatcctCCTTATCCATTGAACACAATTGAACTTGAAAAACGCGCTTCAAGATACTTCCGCCTGAGTTCGGAGCATACCATGAAG GTGGCAGAAGAGTTATATCAGGCTGGTTTCATCAGCTATCCTCGTACAGAGACAGATTCTTTTTCAAGCAGGACTGATTTACGT GCCATGGTGGAGGAACAAACAAGACATCCTGCATGGGGTCCATATGCACAAAGACTATTAGAGCCGGAGGGGGGACTCTGGAGAAACCCGGGGAATGGTGGTCATGATGACAAGGCTCACCCACCCATTCACCCAACAAAGTTTTCTAGCGGAGAGTCTAACTGGAGTAGAGATCACCTT AACGTTTATGAGCTTGTTGTCCGCCATTACCTGGCGTGTGTTTCCCAGCCAGCAGTTGCTGCTGAAACTACAGTAGAAATTGATATTGCTGGTGAGCGTTTTTCTGCATCTGGGAGAGCAATATTAGCT AAAAATTACCTTGAGGTGTACCGCTTTGAATCTTGGGGAGGTTCAGTGATTCCAGTATATGATAAAGGGCAGCAG TTTATCCCAACACGTTTGACTCTGGATTCAGCGGTAACAAGGCCACCACCGCTATTGTGTGAAGCTGACTTACTGAGTTGTATGGACAAG GCAGGCATTGGCACTGATGCGACAATGCACGACCATATAAAGAAACTCCTTGATCGGGGTTATGCTACAAAGGATGCTAATACGCGCTTTTCTCCAACCAACCTG GGTGAGGCGCTTGTTATGGGATATGATGACATGGG GTATGAACTTTGGAAACCAAACCTCAGAGCCATCATGGAACATGATATGAATGAAGTTAGTGTTGGCAACAAGACTAAAGCTGAagttcttgaaacttgtttgcaGCAAATGAAAGCTTGTTTCTTAGAT GCAAGAGTCAAAAAAACAAAGCTCCTAGAAGCAATGACAATTTTCTTTGAAAG ATCTAATAACGCCGATGAAGGTGAAAATCAGACAGCTGGTGAAGTTGTCCGACGATGCAACCTTTGCCATGAATCAGATATGGCGCTCAGGAAGAACCAG GATGGCAATTTTATGGTTGGATGCATGAGCTATCCTCAG TGTCGGAATGCAGTTTGGCTTCCCGGACCTACATTGGAAGCATCTGTCACTACTGACACTTGTCAATCTTGTGGTCCAG GTCCTGTCTACAAGATACGTTTCAAGTTCCGTCAGATCAGAATTCCACCAGGCTTTGATGTTAATCACTTAG GCTGTGTTGGTGGCTGTGATGACGTTCTTAAACAGCTGATAGACATATGTGGAACTGGATCCCGTTCTCAAG CAAGGGCAGCCCCGGGTGCAACCCCAAACAATGTCCGAGGAAGCAACATAAGACAGAACAACGTGTGCATACACTGTCAACAAGGAGGGCATACTTCTGCCAATTGTCCCACGCGAGCTTCAGGATATCGAAATCCTCGTGCTACTGGAACAGCAAATCCGAGAAACA ATGAAACTACAGTTTCATGTACCACTTGTGGAACACCATGTGCTATTCGTACAGCCAACACAGAAGCTAACAGGGGAAGGAAGTTCTACTCATGTCCATCACAAGGCTGCAACTTCTTCAC ATGGGAAGATAGCATCAGCAACGGTACTGGGAATGCAACAACAGGTTCTAATAGCGGCGGAAGCGGTAGGCGCGGCCGTGGTGGTGGCCGGGGAAATAGAGGCGGTGGCCAAAGAGGTGGAGGGCGTGGCGGCGGTGGAACAAGCTTTGTTTCTGCAACTGGAGAGCCAGTGAGTGGTAGAAGGTGCTTCTCATGTGGTGATCCTTCACATTTTGCCAACGCTTGCCCTAACCGTAACTCTTAA